The DNA segment taaaGATGCCTGGCGATTGTCGAGGTGAGCATTATGCCAATCGAGTTTTTGCCTTGTTGTTCTCGTTGTTTGTATTTTGTTCTGTTCGTTtctaatgagtttttttttcttgggttTCAGTACGAATGTTTCAAACGGACCCTCCCTGCGGCGAACCCCCAGTACTCGTGAGACGATTCACCATACCACGACCATCATCGTCAACAAAGATGAACGTGGTTATGGAATGAAAGTCTCTGGTGACAACCCCGTTTACGTCCAGTCAGTAAAAGAAGGTACGCTATCTCAATCTTTTTTATctcgtcaatatttttaatttttgacagattTGACAGATTTTTGAATACTAAGTACGCAAAAACTCCGAAAATTGAAAGTACTCTTGAAAGAGCAATCACCCCTTGAGGTCATTCTCCGGGAAAATAGAACAATGTTAAAATCCAATTCTTTCTCACACTTAATTTGATTTAGGAAAATGGGGTGATTGCGATAGTCATTAAATTTCGTTCtaatgatttaagcttacaaaTCTCTTGCCCTCTAAACGGCCCCCTCTCTCCCTGCCATTCTTTTTTAACTGTCAACTGAACAACGTaacgctttgaaattttctgtgaatttcttCCAGTTAATGAAGAATACTCTATTAACTATGAAACCCAAAAATTCCGTAGAATTCTGTTCCAAAGATGAAATGCACGGAGTTtattagaaaggaaccaagccacatttttgaaaaaattgagttatttaaGAATGTTTTCTAGTTCCACCAGCTGTATTGTATTTTCTTCTCCCAAAAACTGAGAGTCGAAAAAcggaaattagtttgtgaaaagaggggttaaagttgattttctacatcgagccttatgcaggaataaaacttcaaacctcgtTTTTTCAgcttcaacttaatgtgggttggttccattctaatgaactcggtccaaatatgcAAGGAATGGACTTACTCTGAAAAACCTCCTGTTTACCTTTTTACGTTCATTTGATAAGTTCTCCATCcaatgaacttttttcttttacggTCGAAgactctttgatttttttcagttttacatGAACCGATCcacccgcactggaaaaaaaacacattggatctagagtccagactcttaaaaacatcgacaagaaaaaatactcttgattcaatcagatttaagcttaatcatgaaccaagcctcttaatttgagcggatttccttttgcgCCACAGCAGCCACCCCAACCCATGGCGCCACACCCTCCCCCGCCGCCCCAAGCCACCACCGTGAACTCAGCACCcgcccgcccctcccccctccacccaGAGCCCCCAAGCCTCCAGCCGATTCCACCCCCCATCGCCCTGCCCCCGCCTGCCCTAGCCTCCCACCTCCGAATTTtgtcttaatttgagctgatttccttttgatttaagcttaaatcttgcttgaatcaagagtcttttttcttgtcaatgttttcaagagtctggactctagcaccaatgtgtttttttttccagtgcgtccaCGTGTAGTCGTAGTTTGAGTATCCTCGTGGCGGATCCACCGCGGCCCGCGCCGTTTGGCCAGGCAAGCGAGTCGAGTTCCCGTTGCCGTATGTACACCTATTTCCCGCTCCATCCTTCTGGGAAAACGACCATTTCCCGCACAGTTTGACAACGGCGCGTTGTGGTAGGACAAACGATGGGCTTTGTTCCCGGCCGCCTTCGCCGATCCCGAGCCCCCCGAGCGCGGTGCGGTGCGCCGGCCCCGACCGTGGCGCGGCGGCCCAGCAGAAGCTTTCCGAGAATTCATGGCTATCCCCACCaaccctccccccgccccccgccccggACCCCCTTTTCTACCCCTCCCCTGTCGTTATGCCCCCGACGGTTCTGTTACTATGTCCTGCCGCACCCGCAGGAAAAATGCTctacgctgccgtgcttaggaagaacgccgtatgagccctcagacgttgccgaatctccttcgataaaaaccgaatttgccgggaaaattgtaaatatttccccccaaaaattttcagacgattttctacgcaatttaatccgaattacttgaaaatttcaagggaaaatatgctcgaattccgtcaaaaatacacgttttatccagggaaatttggcaactctcgaatgttcatacggagttcttacttagcacactgaaaaaaaaatttgggtgtattaactaagaaaagggtaaaattaccaagaattcagggttctatttgatcccagttttctcttggtaaaattaccatttatggaattggtaattttaccgagaaatctcggtaaaattattgactttctcggtaattttactggaccccggtaaaaacgccaatattttttatcgactgtggtagaattaccgagataaaatggcaaagttagtggtattcttacctgagaagaacagtaaaaataccagtttttaggtaagcttaccagtctgtcttggtaaaattaccaataattggtaaaaaaaagtgagatggtaaaggtaccaacgggccttggtaaaaacgccgagaattttttttcagtgcacggcAGTATGCACGTCTGGGGAGTGCCAGATTTTCTCAGGGacaatgcgatttttttttaaacccttgattttttttcccttcaaattttgtgtacattttttaaaaaaccagtcGAGCCTATCTCACAATTTCTAAGAGCAATAGCAGGAACTTGTCtcgaaaatacaaattttaccggtagaaattcggcaacgttagaTTTTTTGTTTCCACCATGGCACCGCAGTATGTCGTTCCCTGCATTATTCCTATGTCATAAAATCTGTTTTACGATGGGTCTTCTCCGAGACAACATATTCCAGAGACCCCGCACTCTTAATTCGCATTTCCCGAgcgaaggagcgtaactccattccaaggttgcaaaactgactcgAATTATTCAATTTGTCACAATGAAAGTGCTCGTGtaatttttgtctgattttcgcattagatgaaaagaaaaatccgtGGAATTTTCAGTGAGAAATGTCCGGGATTCTCCTCGCAAAAATGCATTATGcgatgagaaatttggcaacgttggaatggagttacgtcctttcgtaaGGGAAACGACGGATTCTAGCCATGTAATCGGGTGAGGCAGAAGTTGGGTTCAGAGGTCATCATTACTCTTTTGCCGAGTGATGATTGAGATGAACATATTTTCACTTACTGAACATTTTATTCATGTCATGATTACTGATCAATGATGAATTGAGCAGCTTGCTGAGCAAGTTTGTCAAACTCGGTTCCGTTGGCCAAACAGATGTTATCTTCATTCATAATTAGGTGAAGAAAATGGAAGCACGTGAAGAAGATTCCAAAATGGGATCATCGAATATTGTCCCTAGATTCTTCGCGACTGAAGATTGCCATTGCAAGTTTTGTTGGGGGATTATGTCGTTATGGAGCAGATGTAATGTTTGCTGCCAAATTTTATAtcgtatttaaaaataatcgcAATTTTACTGTTCCGATGTTTTATCTGTTCCAGGTGGTGCTGCTGAAAGGGCAGGTCTACATAGTGGAGATAAAATTATTAAGGTAAGATTTTCGACTTTACACCACTATACGTCTTCGacaccaattttcaagaaaacagtAGTGACAGAGCAATTACCTTTATTTTCCTGTCATCCAAACAGTTTTCACCTTCAGAAATGAAGTCAGTAAAAGTGAGAAGTACTACAAGATAAAATGGACTTCTCTCCGCACTAAGGAACCTTCTTTCTTGCTCATCTATTAACGCACTTATCTGCGTCGAGAAGCTTATGACGcatgcgttgtttctgaaataagaGCAGTAATTGTggttcctcatcgcaaaattcagtccaaatcAAGCACTAAATCGAGAGTTACGATAGTGCTCAAAATGCATCGGCTGCGCCTGAATGCGCAAATGCTCTACCTAAATGCGACTGAAAGCGTTTGTGTTGAATCCcgtcaaatggaccactaggcaaggtacgaaattaagcattctaatacatgtttcgtTAACAAAATTTCCCGCAGatcacgattcgcgcaacaaaaattactgacactaactcctaacgaagatatgaacgtttttatttcacattggctacgaggaatttgaactgcccgctcacaagaaacccAAAGCACTACGTGGGTCATATCGCGCacaacaacggtttcagcaagcttctcaatcgagcaatgttcatttgccaccgtgtgttgttcaaactataaacaacttgctatagctgagccaaagcgtcaagattgaggttgccagatttttataccgCAAAAACTGTTAtgataacatttagcgcgcgatgtgaatcacgcagagcattgagttttcatgagcgggtgatttgaattcacgcatcaagaatcattaaatatcttcgtaaggagttgatttcggtaattttcgatgtgcgcatcgtgttctacgcgaaattttggttacgaaatgtgtatcagaatgcttaattcgtatcttgtctattggtccattgtaGGGTAGTTCCAcggtcttttttgaaaattcatgcaGACTTCCCGCTGCTCCGTTCTGTAATATACGAGTCGTAAAGGCTCCTCTTAAAATCGCCTACTCTTCGTTGACgtcggtttttattttattttttcaggtgaACGGTGTCAACGTGACGCACTCAACGCACACAGAGGTGGTGGACCTAATCAAAGGTGAGTCGCAAGTCCCGATCCCATTCACTCATTCATTCACTATTTCGCTCTCCCGCCTCGCAGTCTAAGACCCACCGCCGACAAAACAACGGGCACCCCGCTCCGAACGCATGGCGCATACGTCGTTTTGCACAGGAACGACTCCGCTATCACCGGCAACTTTCACCTTCATTCGAACCGCGCCGACACGGTGGGACGAGTCCATGCTCCGTGGAAGACGgtagcgattttgcaagttggcaacactgtttttcttccacttaaatccattgaaaatatcgatttttttgttCGAGTGGTGAGGCTTGCtccctcaccaagaatcgattattttacgtacttataaatagaggaaaaacaggattgccaacttgcaaaattgccactgttatactgccatgctgaggctCAGTTCTGTCACCATCTAGTTGCGGATTCATCTTACCCGGATTGAAATTTGACGAGTATTTGAGTATTTCACcggaaagaaacacattggatctagagtccagactcttaaaaacatcgacaagaaaaagtactctcgattcataatcagatttaagcttaaatctagaacgaagcctcttaagagcggatttccttttgatttaaaagcttaaatctgattgaatcagtcctttttcttgtcaatgttttcaagagtctggactctggatccaagctactttttttcccagtgtatactgccatgctgaggctCAGTTCGTCACCATCTAGTTGCGGATTTATCCTATTCtgattaaaatttgacgagtaTTCGAGTATTTGTTAAATTTTGACTCGAGATTAGACTTCTCTTTCCAATATGTTCTCCCGGAACTGAAAATATCACGCGCGCCTTAAAATGTATCATGTCCTTTCTCTCCCTGTCTCCTCCCCCCTCCAACCCCCGgccgccaaaaaaaaaactgcacgtCTCCATGCTTGATCAATGTGAAAATGTGTGCATTGCCACCCTGAGGAGCATTAAAGCTAAAAATCAGTGCCAAAAGCCCTGAAAAGCTCTCTTCAAAACTTGCAATACTGGCAAATTGGCGCCGACTGAGGGCGGTGCTAGTAAGTCTAGCGATGCGACGAGACTTTGCCAAACTGTATACTAATCCTCGCTCGCCGCCacataaataattttgaatttggtttttttacCATGCGACTCGGCGTCGCCGCGCGTCGATGGACCCGCGGTGTCGCGTCGCGATGCTCCTGTTGTCTACGCTTGCCGATCGTCGATGAgtaaccccccttccccctcccctcccgccaTCAACGCATTGGTGGACCTCGTACTCAATCCCCAGGGGGATACTTGCCCCCCGCAGTAATGTTGCCAAGTTGTCCCACGTGTGCTTTTTGTCGGCAGCGCTGTAATTTTAATAAACTACACGAATTTGGGACCGGAAATCGCTgaattcgtcgtttcctggacgagAGAATGTAACCTCATTCCATGGcctcaaaattgactcaaacaaatcaattttttacaagaatgtgccCGCTTAATTTTCgtcagaaatttttctgatttttgcttgatatcagtagaaaaatcagtgaaatttgtaGTCAGAAATGCCCGAGACTCTTCCAGTGAAAATGCAGTTTGTGCGTGGAcatttggcagcattgaaatttagttacttTCTTTCACGAGGGAATTATAATGCAAGTTCACGATCTTCATCGGCTTACAAATTATCTGTATGGCTCGCAACTTATTCCCTAGTCGAGTGTTCGCGAGAAGGTTCGATTCAGTTTTTGATTACCGTCGACCTTTGTTATGGAAAAACGAAATTCTCTCCAGCTTCGAAGCGGAAATCAAATAGGGCGGCTTTCAAATAGGAAACAATGACAGCCACGTCCAAAATTTTATATCACGTCTTCAAGTGGCTTTAAACGTGGATGCATGTATcacaggcaattagcaatcgccggatATCTGCAAGCAGTTCACGTATCGTTTCGATAAACGGCAATAATGCGAATCGGCACAATGATGGTTTGATAACCTCTAAAGTACGATCTCGgcttggaacgccttcattttttgcgaTACTCCACGCTTCGTCAGGGAGTTAGTATAGTTGCATGTCCGATTATAACTCAACTAGGGTCGTGGATCTCATTGCTCGCTCTCCCACTTATGCCTGttattaccatttttttttacggaagaaAAAGTGTGTGCTCGTATTAAAGGCATGAATAATCGGTACTCTAATCTTGCTCCTCTATTTGTGCATTTTATGCCTTTCTATGTGAACCTGCGCCACCCGCAAATTTTTGCGATGGACGGATACCGACATGGAATCGGCAACACTCGGCGGGCAAGCACCTCGGCGTTCTGGACGCGGTGTTTAAATGGTCGCGCGGCGATCGCCTCACAGTGGACCGAATTTAtgtgagaggtcggacatggttTTTTccgctaaaactgcaaatttcgatctttatttcgtcaaattttaaattgtaagggatgttcaaggggtgattcttaaagaaaattttacgacaaAACCAGTAAGACCATTCTTAAgaccttaaaatttataaaaactgatttgtgagcttttaaagttttcaaattttgtccgacctctcccattgactcgatccaccgtgcgccagtCGAATGCCCCGTCCGCCGTTGGACCAATTTATGACTCGCGATCCGcgaaatttcattgttttcccAACACTCGTCGTGTGAGGTTTAGGTGTCAGGCTGTCGCTCCGCCACACACTGTCCCACAAGCTTCGTGACACTGTCTCGTAAGGCCGCATTCATGGTCGTCGAATAAACAGCTCCTCTTCGCAAATAAGCCCCCACGTGATTTACACTGTGATTAACGAGCAAGGGAAACAATCGATATtcgtcgaatttttcaaatgattgtCTTCGCGATGTGATCTAGTGTATCTAAAAATTCTGGATagaaatatttctaatttttttacatacctACATAAAAGCCGCTTTTAAAATGCTCCTGGCGTTTTATGACACGTAGCTGCTACAGTGCTACAGTGCCCCACCTTCGCATTCCCAAGTAAAAACGCTGTATCCCATCGAAagtgttttccatttttttgtgaCAAACTGCTGTTCCAGGTGAAACGTgtgaacatagcctcaaaagtcaatgggcctgttgcaaacttttgctagagcagaatgaagagttgtttcctatagataatgcctcaaaaatcacgatgagcgcatcggcaaagtctgaaatgcactcataaattcacaatctgcgttagaaatttgcgttattttgagcttcccgcttcaaaaacgatactactgcacaggtgaacattttgttagaggagtcgctccatcgtcggcaatattcatcatggccgacgcttgcgcagttcctcgcgtaattcgaggagagttcaaggtcaattaaggcgggcgaggaaaatatgaacgtaaacacgccgattgttatatggtttaatcctgttcaggtgttatctcgtcccatcacacgtgttttggcggactggcgtcggccatgatgagtattgtcgccaatggaacgactcctctaacaaaatgttcacctgtaccgtagtatcgttttcgaagcgggaagctcaaaaaaccgcaaaattcttacgcagattgtgaagttatgagtgcatttcagactttgccgatgcgctcatcgtgatttttgaggcattatctgcaggaaacaactcttagttttgctctagcaaaagtttgcaacaggcccattgagaaatctgaggaaacggaTTTTTTgtaatagattttttattctctcgagtatgAAATGGCAACGAAAGGTGAAATTTGtaggaattttctcaatttcagcttttccaacttaaatccttttTGTTCGAGGTTATGGTCTAGtgttttgaaccgaacgatacatcgaaccactatcgaatacgatccatcaTTCACATTTCCGCCGTCCTGAGACCGGTTCGATGGACAATATCGATATTGCTATAtgctgccgtactgaggaagaacgccgtatgaaccttcaggcgttgtcaaatttcctttgaaaaacacgaGTTTCCCGGTAAACTTGTTAAActtttccttccaaattttctgataatgttgtgcgcaatttcacctgaagttcctgaaaatttaaaggaaaaatattcacagggtgtctacaagtccggaatttccggaaagtccggatatagtactgattttttaagggccgTCCGGAAGTACTagaaaagtgcggaatttcgcgagcaggtccggaatttttgtcatttttgtcgcaattcgcacgagaaattcaaatttttgaaaatttttgaatttcgtcaattggaggtactggaaaagtactgaatttctcttaagagaaagtactgaatttgttgggaatgtactgtaaaagtactgtagaattactgatttttgtccagcctgtttcagtagacaccccgATAATGTTCcgcaaaaattaacattttatcaaagaaaatttggcaactctcaaatgttcatacggcgttcttccttagctcgtaCGGTGAGAGACCCAGCAGGAGCAAACTAAGCAAGCTGCACCAGCTGAAATGAAGGGGATTAAAGTCTATCGTCCGCGTATGTGTCCGCGATGTGAATATGAAAGTGCGCGattattcatcattttttcataagGTCACTCACTTATTCCCCGAGCAGCGCGATTCTCCAAACTGGTGTGCAGCTATGACTGCCTTGCCGTTCCTGCGGCAGAGACGCATCATGGGCTATTATCTGTCCGCGCTGTCAGCAGTCACTCAAACCGGTCgaagaaatgtgaaaaattgctaaTCTTGCTCTTACGCAGAGAAATACATGCGGCACCGCTCCGGTGCGTTGCGCACCTCCGTAATTTGACGAAGCTACTTCAATTACTTTGACCATCCATTTAACTTCGCGACCAGCTTGGTGAACTTCCTCAAAGCCTGCAGGCTGCTAAGGGGATCAAAAGTGATGAGCATCAGGAAAGTAAGAAATTCGCAGTTTTCCGGACGAAGAaaccacggaaaaaaaagt comes from the Bemisia tabaci chromosome 7, PGI_BMITA_v3 genome and includes:
- the LOC140225140 gene encoding rho guanine nucleotide exchange factor 12-like translates to MDEILPGNREITNVSNGPSLRRTPSTRETIHHTTTIIVNKDERGYGMKVSGDNPVYVQSVKEGGAAERAGLHSGDKIIKVNGVNVTHSTHTEVVDLIKGESQVPIPFTHSFTISLSRLAV